In the genome of Patagioenas fasciata isolate bPatFas1 chromosome 12, bPatFas1.hap1, whole genome shotgun sequence, one region contains:
- the ULK3 gene encoding serine/threonine-protein kinase ULK3 isoform X1 produces the protein MAGAAWAPPRLDGFILTERLGAGTYATVYKAYRKRDTREVVAIKCVSKRSLNRASVENLLTEIEILKTIRHPHIVELKDFQCPLASQWDSDHIYLIMEFCAGGDLSRFIRLRRILPEKVARIFLQQLACALKFLHDHNISHLDLKPQNILLSTPENPQLKLADFGFAQYMSPWDEKHVLRGSPLYMAPEMVCRQQYDARVDLWSVGVILYEALFGKPPFASRSFAELEEKIRSDRAVELPSRPPLSPECRDLLGQLLERDPSKRISFECFFAHPFVDMEHVPGPESLGKATDLVVQAVKKDQEGDASTALSLYCKALEYFVPALHCESSRGGCVGAGGWAAPRGGQWVHPAVLLLSRTQIKVTLAGKKPSGPRWVSTSPEQRS, from the exons atgGCCGGGGCCGCTTGGGCCCCCCCGCGCCTGGACGGCTTCATCCTCACCGAGCGCCTGGGTGCCGGCACCTACGCCACGGTCTACAAGGCCTACAGGAAG AGGGACACACGGGAGGTGGTGGCCATCAAGTGCGTGAGCAAGAGGAGCCTCAACCGGGCCTCGGTGGAGAACCTGCTGACGGAGATCGAGATCCTGAAGACCATCCGCCACCCGCACATCGTGGAGCTCAAGGACTTCCAG TGTCCTCTTGCCTCTCAGTGGGACAGTGACCACATCTACCTGATCATGGAGTTCTGCGCCGGGGGGGATCTCTCCCGCTTCATCCGCTTGCGCAGAATCCTCCCCGAGAAGGTGGCGCGCAtcttcctgcagcagctgg CCTGCGCCCTGAAGTTCCTCCATGACCACAACATCTCCCACCTGGACCTCAAGCCGCAGAACATCCTCCTGAGCACCCCGGAGAACCCCCAGCTGAAGCTGGCAG ATTTCGGGTTTGCGCAGTACATGTCGCCATGGGACGAGAAGCACGTTCTGCGGGGCTCCCCGCTCTACATGGCCCCCGAGATGGTGTGCCGCCAGCAGTATGATGCACGTGTGGACCTCTGGTCGGTGGGCGTCATCCTTTATG AAGCACTTTTTGGGAAGCCGCCCTTTGCCTCCCGCTCCTTTGCCGAGCTGGAGGAGAAGATCCGCAGCGACCGGGCTGTCGAG cttCCCAGCCGGCCGCCACTCTCCCCGGAATGCCGGGATCTCCTGGGACAGCTCTTGGAGAGGGACCCCTCGAAACGCATCTCCTTTGAGTGTTTCTTCGCACACCCCTTTGTAGATATGGAGCACGTCCCCGGCCCCGAGAGCCTTGGCAAGGCG ACCGATCTGGTGGTGCAGGCGGTGAAGAAGGATCAGGAGGGGGACGCCTCTACCGCCCTCTCCCTCTACTGCAAAGCCCTGGAGTATTTTGTGCCAGCTCTGCACTGTGAGTCCAGCCGGGGGGGCTGTGTGGGTGCCGGGGGGTGGGCAGCACCCCGGGGGGGCCAGTGGGTGCACCCCGCTGTTCTATTGCTCTCCCGTACCCAGATTAAAGTGACGCTCGCCGGAAAGAAGCCATCCGGGCCAAG GTGGGTCAGTACATCTCCCGAGCAGAGGAGCTGA
- the CPLX3 gene encoding complexin-3, translated as MAFMVKSMVGGQLKNLTGGLGGEEKSEGEKSPAEAQGMTREEYEEYQRQLVEEKMERDAQFAQRKAERATVRSHFRDKYRLPKNETDDNQIQLVGGDVELPKELAKMIEQDNEEEEEKNSVIGQLSNIQNLDLDSLKDKASATLEDLKQSAEKCAVM; from the exons ATGGCGTTCATGGTGAAGAGCATGGTGGGGGGGCAGCTGAAGAACCTGACGGGTGGCCTGGGCGGCGAGGAGAAGAGCGAGGGAGAGAAGTCTCCAGCCGAAGCGCAGGGCATGACCCGTGAGGAGTATGAGGAATATCAGCGGCAGCTGGTGGAGGAGAA GATGGAGAGAGATGCCCAGTTTGCCCAGCGCAAGGCGGAGAGGGCCACGGTCAGGTCCCACTTCCGAGACAAGTACAGGCTCCCCAAG AATGAAACAGATGACAACCAGATCCAGCTGGTGGGGGGTGATGTGGAGCTGCCCAAAGAGCTGGCCAAGATGATCGAGCAGGacaatgaggaggaggaagagaagaactcGGTGATAGGCCAGCTCAGCAACATCCAGAACCTGGACCTTGATTCCTTGAAAGACAAAGCTTCAGCCACGCTAGAGGACCTGAAGCAATCGGCCGAGAAATGCGCAGTGATGTGA
- the ULK3 gene encoding serine/threonine-protein kinase ULK3 isoform X2: MAGAAWAPPRLDGFILTERLGAGTYATVYKAYRKRDTREVVAIKCVSKRSLNRASVENLLTEIEILKTIRHPHIVELKDFQWDSDHIYLIMEFCAGGDLSRFIRLRRILPEKVARIFLQQLACALKFLHDHNISHLDLKPQNILLSTPENPQLKLADFGFAQYMSPWDEKHVLRGSPLYMAPEMVCRQQYDARVDLWSVGVILYEALFGKPPFASRSFAELEEKIRSDRAVELPSRPPLSPECRDLLGQLLERDPSKRISFECFFAHPFVDMEHVPGPESLGKATDLVVQAVKKDQEGDASTALSLYCKALEYFVPALHCESSRGGCVGAGGWAAPRGGQWVHPAVLLLSRTQIKVTLAGKKPSGPRWVSTSPEQRS, from the exons atgGCCGGGGCCGCTTGGGCCCCCCCGCGCCTGGACGGCTTCATCCTCACCGAGCGCCTGGGTGCCGGCACCTACGCCACGGTCTACAAGGCCTACAGGAAG AGGGACACACGGGAGGTGGTGGCCATCAAGTGCGTGAGCAAGAGGAGCCTCAACCGGGCCTCGGTGGAGAACCTGCTGACGGAGATCGAGATCCTGAAGACCATCCGCCACCCGCACATCGTGGAGCTCAAGGACTTCCAG TGGGACAGTGACCACATCTACCTGATCATGGAGTTCTGCGCCGGGGGGGATCTCTCCCGCTTCATCCGCTTGCGCAGAATCCTCCCCGAGAAGGTGGCGCGCAtcttcctgcagcagctgg CCTGCGCCCTGAAGTTCCTCCATGACCACAACATCTCCCACCTGGACCTCAAGCCGCAGAACATCCTCCTGAGCACCCCGGAGAACCCCCAGCTGAAGCTGGCAG ATTTCGGGTTTGCGCAGTACATGTCGCCATGGGACGAGAAGCACGTTCTGCGGGGCTCCCCGCTCTACATGGCCCCCGAGATGGTGTGCCGCCAGCAGTATGATGCACGTGTGGACCTCTGGTCGGTGGGCGTCATCCTTTATG AAGCACTTTTTGGGAAGCCGCCCTTTGCCTCCCGCTCCTTTGCCGAGCTGGAGGAGAAGATCCGCAGCGACCGGGCTGTCGAG cttCCCAGCCGGCCGCCACTCTCCCCGGAATGCCGGGATCTCCTGGGACAGCTCTTGGAGAGGGACCCCTCGAAACGCATCTCCTTTGAGTGTTTCTTCGCACACCCCTTTGTAGATATGGAGCACGTCCCCGGCCCCGAGAGCCTTGGCAAGGCG ACCGATCTGGTGGTGCAGGCGGTGAAGAAGGATCAGGAGGGGGACGCCTCTACCGCCCTCTCCCTCTACTGCAAAGCCCTGGAGTATTTTGTGCCAGCTCTGCACTGTGAGTCCAGCCGGGGGGGCTGTGTGGGTGCCGGGGGGTGGGCAGCACCCCGGGGGGGCCAGTGGGTGCACCCCGCTGTTCTATTGCTCTCCCGTACCCAGATTAAAGTGACGCTCGCCGGAAAGAAGCCATCCGGGCCAAG GTGGGTCAGTACATCTCCCGAGCAGAGGAGCTGA
- the CSK gene encoding tyrosine-protein kinase CSK encodes MSGMQAVWPSGTECIAKYNFHGTAEQDLPFSKGDVLTIVAVTKDPNWYKAKNKVGREGIIPANYVQKREGVKAGIKLSLMPWFHGKITREQAERLLYPPETGLFLVRESTNYPGDYTLCVSCEGKVEHYRIIYSSSKLSIDEEVYFENLMQLVEHYTTDADGLCTRLIKPKVMEGTVAAQDEFSRSGWALNMKDLKLLQIIGKGEFGDVMLGDYRGNKVAVKCIKNDATAQAFLAEASVMTQLRHSNLVQLLGVIVEEKSGLYIVTEYMAKGSLVDYLRSRGRSVLGADCLLKFSLDVCEAMEYLEANNFVHRDLAARNVLVSEDNIAKVSDFGLTKEASSTQDTGKLPVKWTAPEALREKKFSTKSDVWSFGILLWEIYSFGRVPYPRIPLKDVVPRVEKGYKMDAPDGCPAVVYEVMKKCWTLDPSHRPSFHQLREQLVHIKEKELYL; translated from the exons ATGTCAGGGATGCAG GCCGTTTGGCCGTCCGGTACAGAATGTATCGCCAAGTACAACTTCCACGGTACCGCCGAGCAGGACCTGCCCTTCAGCAAAGGAGATGTCCTCACCATTGTCGCTGTCACCAAG gaCCCCAACTGGTACAAGGCGAAAAACAAGGTGGGCCGGGAGGGCATCATCCCCGCTAACTACGTGCAGAAGCGGGAAGGAGTGAAAGCTGGGATCAAGCTCAGCCTCATGCC GTGGTTTCATGGGAAGATCACGCGGGAGCAGGCGGAACGGCTGCTGTACCCCCCCGAGACGGGGCTGTTCCTGGTGCGGGAGAGCACCAACTACCCCGGGGACTACACGCTGTGCGTCAGCTGCGAGGGCAAGGTGGAGCACTACCGCATCATCTACTCCTCCAGCAAGCTGAGCATCGACGAGGAGGTCTACTTCGAAAACCTCatgcagctggtggag CATTACACCACGGACGCGGACGGGCTCTGTACTCGCCTCATCAAACCGAAGGTGATGGAGGGGACGGTGGCAGCACAGGACGAGTTCTCTCGCA GTGGCTGGGCCCTCAACATGAAGGACCTCAAGTTGCTGCAGATCATTGGCAAAGGGGAATTCGGAG ATGTGATGCTGGGGGATTACCGGGGGAACAAAGTCGCCGTGAAGTGCATTAAAAATGACGCCACAGCGCAAGCCTTTCTGGCGGAGGCGTCCGTGATGAC GCAGCTCCGGCACAGCAACCTGGTGCAGCTCCTGGGGGTGATCGTGGAGGAGAAGAGTGGCCTTTACATCGTCACCGAGTACATGGCCAAG GGCAGCCTGGTAGACTACCTGCGGTCGCGTGGGCGGTCAGTCCTGGGTGCAGACTGCCTGCTCAAGTTCTCCTT AGATGTCTGTGAAGCCATGGAGTACCTGGAAGCCAACAACTTTGTCCACCGGGACCTGGCAGCAAGGAATGTCCTGGTTTCGGAGGACAACATTGCCAAGGTCAGCGATTTTGGGCTGACCAAGGAAGCCTCATCCACGCAGGACACGGGGAAGTTGCCGGTGAAGTGGACGGCACCAGAAGCACTTAGAGAAAAG AAATTCTCCACCAAGTCGGACGTGTGGAGCTTCGGGATCCTCCTCTGGGAAATCTACTCCTTCGGGCGAGTGCCTTATCCGAGAATC cccctgaaGGACGTGGTACCCCGCGTGGAGAAGGGCTATAAGATGGATGCACCCGACGGCTGCCCTGCCGTCGTCTACGAGGTGATGAAGAAGTGCTGGACCCTGGACCCCAGCCACCGGCCGTCCTTCCACCAGCTCCGCGAACAGCTAGTGCATATCAAAGAGAAGGAGCTCTACCTGTGA